From Variovorax sp. PMC12, the proteins below share one genomic window:
- the lolA gene encoding outer membrane lipoprotein chaperone LolA — translation MCSANAWAGGLESLETFVKTVKSGRADFAQTVTAPSREGQPGRTKTSTGTFEFQRPGKFKFDYQKPFAQSIVADGKTLWLYDADLNQVTQRAQAQALGSTPAALIAAAPDLKALQADFTLEAMPDRDGLQWVKATPKNKDGQLQSVQVGFQGDALAALEILDSFGQRSVLKFNKVEVNPSLPAGVFDFKAPAGADVVKQ, via the coding sequence ATGTGTTCCGCCAACGCGTGGGCGGGCGGGCTCGAGAGCCTCGAAACCTTCGTGAAGACGGTCAAGTCCGGCCGTGCCGACTTCGCCCAGACCGTGACCGCGCCGTCGCGCGAAGGCCAGCCGGGCCGCACCAAGACTTCGACCGGCACCTTCGAATTCCAGCGCCCCGGCAAATTCAAGTTCGATTACCAGAAGCCCTTCGCGCAAAGCATCGTGGCCGACGGCAAGACGCTGTGGCTCTACGACGCCGACCTGAACCAAGTCACGCAGCGCGCACAGGCTCAGGCATTGGGCTCCACGCCCGCCGCGCTGATTGCCGCCGCGCCCGACCTGAAGGCGCTGCAGGCCGATTTCACGCTCGAGGCCATGCCCGACCGCGACGGCCTGCAATGGGTCAAGGCCACGCCTAAGAACAAGGACGGCCAGCTGCAGAGCGTGCAGGTGGGCTTCCAGGGCGATGCGCTCGCGGCGCTCGAGATTCTCGACAGCTTCGGCCAGCGTTCGGTGCTCAAGTTCAACAAGGTCGAAGTGAATCCGTCGCTGCCGGCCGGTGTGTTCGACTTCAAGGCACCCGCCGGTGCCGACGTCGTCAAGCAGTAA